A single Montipora foliosa isolate CH-2021 chromosome 7, ASM3666993v2, whole genome shotgun sequence DNA region contains:
- the LOC138009487 gene encoding TNF receptor-associated factor 6-like isoform X3: MKRGQTTLHDQQVMEVNLVSSVGDTERATEHTCTAGEMRIWNSIIRRSNPRTAYLKWGCPNATNFTFSMTEISQHMENQTPIFSDALCNYPQGRMVGIRIYPRGVASGRGTHVALFVHMIQGEYDNFLPWPFCGTITVSVLDQSGPGGRDEISRVIKAMPHLSAFQKPRNAISCTGYGFEKFAPIEKFFGPPVVKDDKMFLKIEFSGCA, encoded by the exons GGGGCAGACAACACTGCATGATCAACAGGTTATGGAAGTGAACTTAGTTTCTTCTGTTGGGGATACTGAAAGAGCCACGGAGCATACTTGCACCGCGGGGGAGATGCGTATTTGGAATTCGATAATAAGGAG GTCCAATCCTCGGACAGCTTATCTGAAATGGGGATGTCCAAATGCCACCAATTTTACTTTCTCAATGACCGAGATTTCTCAACATATGGAAAACCAAACACCAATCTTTAGTGATGCACTGTGCAATTATCCGCAAGGAAGGATGGTGGGCATAAGAATTTATCCCAGGGGCGTGGCAAGTGGAAGAGGCACCCACGTGGCACTTTTCGTTCATATGATACAAGGAGAGTACGACAATTTCCTACCTTGGCCCTTTTGTGGTACAATCACTGTTAGCGTCCTAGATCAGAGTGGTCCCGGAGGTCGCGACGAAATCAGTCGAGTCATAAAGGCGATGCCACATCTGTCAGCCTTCCAAAAGCCTCGAAATGCGATTTCCTGCACCGGGTATGGCTTTGAAAAGTTCGCTCCAATCGAGAAGTTTTTTGGTCCTCCAGTTGTGAAAGACGACAAAATGTTcttgaaaatagaattttcagGTTGTGCCTAA